Proteins from one Lachnospiraceae bacterium KGMB03038 genomic window:
- a CDS encoding XRE family transcriptional regulator has translation MFVYKFDVLEALKESGYNTTKLRKDKLLGENAIQSLRRGEMVGIIALEKICRLLDMQPGNIIKYVENDDEKH, from the coding sequence ATGTTTGTCTATAAATTTGACGTGCTGGAAGCACTTAAAGAAAGTGGATATAATACGACAAAGTTGCGTAAAGATAAGTTGTTGGGAGAAAATGCGATCCAATCTTTACGCCGTGGAGAAATGGTCGGGATTATTGCGCTTGAAAAGATTTGCAGATTATTAGATATGCAACCCGGAAACATTATAAAATATGTAGAAAACGATGATGAAAAACA